One genomic segment of Paraburkholderia phymatum STM815 includes these proteins:
- a CDS encoding glycosyltransferase family 9 protein, whose translation MMKRLAQIAPPTAAHAAVAAAAPLAPWGDDVKRILCVRTDNLGDVLMTTPALHALRAASPDRHLTLLTSPAGEAIAPFLADVDDVIRYDAPWTRNRPPRSHPADLAMRALLEERQFDAAVIFTVYSQNPLPAATMCYLAGIHRRLARCRENPYALLNDWVRETEPEHGTQHEVERQLTLVAAVGAQAVDSRMRMQLRDIDRKTLAAALARRGIDPAVPFAVIHPGASAESRRYPAERFGDAAARLVRQTGMNMLVTGSASEAPLARTLIEAAGPSVRTFMHDLTDAFELGAFSALIERAMVVISNNSGPVHIASALGAPVVDLYALTNPQHGPWKTPHRVLFNDVECRWCYRSVCPQGHHACLRGIPPIEVANAALELIAETKPSTGSPSIANRIATHTE comes from the coding sequence ATGATGAAGCGTCTCGCGCAAATCGCGCCGCCGACGGCCGCGCATGCGGCCGTCGCGGCCGCCGCGCCGCTCGCGCCGTGGGGCGACGATGTGAAGCGCATCCTGTGCGTGCGCACCGACAATCTCGGCGACGTGCTGATGACGACGCCCGCGCTCCATGCGCTGCGCGCGGCTTCGCCCGACCGGCACCTGACGCTGCTGACCTCGCCCGCCGGTGAGGCCATTGCGCCGTTCCTCGCCGACGTCGACGACGTCATCCGCTACGACGCGCCCTGGACCCGCAACCGGCCGCCGCGCTCCCATCCCGCCGACCTGGCAATGCGCGCGCTGCTCGAAGAGCGCCAGTTCGACGCCGCCGTGATCTTCACGGTGTATAGCCAGAACCCGCTGCCCGCCGCGACGATGTGTTATCTCGCGGGGATACACCGGCGGCTCGCGCGCTGCCGCGAGAATCCGTATGCGCTGCTCAACGACTGGGTGCGCGAGACGGAGCCCGAGCACGGCACGCAGCATGAAGTCGAACGGCAATTGACGCTCGTGGCCGCAGTCGGCGCACAGGCGGTCGACTCGCGCATGCGTATGCAATTGCGCGACATCGACCGCAAAACGCTCGCGGCCGCGCTCGCGCGACGCGGGATCGATCCCGCCGTGCCGTTCGCCGTCATCCATCCCGGCGCGAGCGCCGAATCGCGCCGCTATCCGGCAGAGCGCTTCGGGGACGCAGCCGCGCGGCTCGTTCGCCAGACGGGGATGAATATGCTGGTCACGGGCAGTGCGAGCGAAGCGCCGCTCGCGCGCACGCTGATCGAAGCCGCAGGCCCATCCGTTCGGACTTTCATGCACGACCTGACGGATGCGTTCGAACTCGGCGCGTTCTCCGCATTGATCGAGCGCGCGATGGTCGTGATCTCGAACAACAGTGGGCCCGTGCATATCGCGTCGGCGCTCGGCGCGCCCGTCGTCGATCTGTACGCGCTGACCAATCCGCAGCATGGGCCGTGGAAAACGCCGCATCGCGTGCTGTTCAACGACGTGGAATGCCGCTGGTGCTATCGCAGCGTCTGTCCGCAAGGACATCACGCGTGTCTGCGCGGCATACCGCCCATTGAAGTGGCCAATGCCGCGCTCGAGCTGATCGCGGAAACGAAGCCGTCGACGGGCTCACCGTCCATCGCCAACCGAATCGCAACTCATACGGAATGA
- a CDS encoding D-glycero-alpha-D-manno-heptose-1,7-bisphosphate 7-phosphatase: MPLPSDTHRQAAVFIDKDGTLLEDVPYNVDPEHMRFESGACEALAELACCPFKLIVISNQSGVALGRFDIGALDAVEAKLRDMFASCGATLDAVYWCPHHPDGSVAAYAQACDCRKPAPGMLLRAAREHGIDLHASWFVGDILDDVEAGNLAGCRTILLDNGHETVWRRTQSRMPTAYARDLHRAALMILRYQERCDAGEAPSPRQAA, translated from the coding sequence ATGCCCTTGCCTTCCGATACGCACCGCCAGGCAGCCGTCTTCATCGACAAGGACGGCACGCTGCTCGAAGACGTGCCGTACAACGTCGATCCAGAGCACATGCGCTTCGAGTCCGGCGCGTGTGAGGCGCTCGCCGAACTTGCATGTTGTCCGTTCAAGCTGATCGTCATCAGCAACCAGAGCGGTGTCGCGCTGGGCCGCTTCGATATCGGCGCGCTGGACGCCGTCGAAGCCAAACTGCGCGACATGTTCGCTTCGTGCGGCGCGACGCTCGACGCCGTGTACTGGTGTCCGCATCATCCCGACGGCAGCGTCGCTGCGTACGCACAGGCTTGCGACTGCCGCAAGCCCGCGCCCGGCATGCTATTGCGGGCGGCCAGAGAGCATGGCATCGATCTGCATGCGTCGTGGTTCGTCGGCGACATCCTCGACGACGTGGAGGCGGGCAACCTCGCCGGTTGCCGGACGATCCTGCTCGACAACGGCCACGAAACCGTATGGCGCCGCACGCAGTCGCGCATGCCGACCGCGTATGCGCGCGACCTGCATCGCGCGGCGCTGATGATCCTGCGTTATCAGGAACGCTGCGACGCTGGCGAAGCGCCTTCGCCGAGGCAGGCCGCATGA
- a CDS encoding glycosyltransferase family 4 protein — MKIAIISEHASPLAVAGGVDSGGQNIYVAHVARQLQRSGHQVDVFTRRDRALLPAISNMDGVRVIHVPAGPPLQLPKEQLLPYMGEFSDFLIGFFRRERTPYHVMHANFFMSGLAGLKVKRVLGVPLVTTFHALGRVRRVHQGSDDGFPDERFDIEDELVRHSDAIIAECPQDEADLVELYRADPVRIEIVPCGFDAEEFHPLNRDAARHALGWPRKAFIVLQLGRIVQRKGIDNVIRGVGVLKSQHGIDARLYVVGGNSDTPNEFATPEIARLRGVAREAGVEPATTFVGRRGRESLREFYSAANVFVTTPWYEPFGITPVEAMACGTPVIGANVGGIRFSVREGETGWLVPPRDPAALAMRLAALQRDPALARRMGEAGLARAQAEFTWSGVAESLQAIYGRVADVGTAPARSDSAQTLRSAAGGAAR; from the coding sequence ATGAAGATAGCCATCATTAGCGAGCACGCGTCTCCCCTGGCCGTTGCAGGCGGCGTCGACAGCGGCGGACAGAACATCTATGTCGCGCACGTCGCCCGGCAACTGCAGCGAAGCGGTCATCAGGTCGATGTGTTCACGCGGCGCGATCGCGCGCTGCTGCCTGCCATCTCGAACATGGACGGCGTTCGGGTGATCCATGTGCCGGCGGGTCCCCCCTTGCAACTCCCGAAAGAACAGTTGCTGCCCTATATGGGCGAATTCTCCGACTTTCTGATTGGCTTCTTTCGTCGCGAACGCACGCCGTATCACGTGATGCACGCGAACTTCTTCATGTCCGGCCTTGCGGGCCTGAAAGTCAAGCGCGTGCTGGGCGTGCCGCTCGTCACGACGTTTCATGCGCTCGGTCGCGTGCGCCGCGTCCATCAGGGCAGCGACGACGGTTTCCCTGACGAGCGTTTCGACATCGAAGACGAACTGGTCAGGCATTCTGACGCGATCATCGCGGAGTGTCCGCAGGACGAGGCCGATCTCGTCGAACTGTATCGCGCGGATCCCGTCCGGATCGAGATCGTGCCCTGCGGCTTCGACGCCGAAGAATTTCATCCGCTGAACCGCGATGCGGCGCGCCATGCGCTCGGCTGGCCGCGCAAGGCGTTCATCGTGTTGCAACTGGGGCGCATCGTGCAGCGCAAAGGCATCGACAACGTGATTCGCGGCGTTGGCGTGCTCAAGTCCCAACATGGCATCGATGCGCGGCTGTATGTCGTCGGCGGCAACTCCGACACGCCCAATGAGTTCGCCACCCCGGAGATCGCGCGGTTGCGCGGCGTTGCCCGGGAGGCGGGCGTCGAACCGGCGACGACTTTCGTCGGCCGCCGCGGGCGCGAGTCTCTCCGCGAGTTCTACAGCGCCGCAAACGTCTTCGTGACGACGCCGTGGTACGAGCCGTTCGGCATCACCCCCGTGGAAGCGATGGCGTGCGGCACGCCTGTCATCGGCGCCAACGTCGGCGGCATTCGCTTCTCAGTGCGAGAAGGCGAGACCGGGTGGCTCGTGCCGCCGCGCGACCCCGCCGCACTCGCGATGCGACTTGCGGCGTTGCAGCGCGATCCTGCCCTCGCGCGCCGCATGGGTGAAGCCGGACTCGCCCGCGCGCAAGCAGAGTTCACGTGGAGCGGCGTCGCCGAATCGCTGCAGGCGATCTACGGACGCGTCGCCGATGTCGGCACGGCCCCGGCACGCAGCGACAGCGCGCAGACGCTGCGTTCGGCAGCGGGGGGCGCGGCGCGATAA
- a CDS encoding ATP-binding cassette domain-containing protein, whose product MSTDATTDRTRIKGLIVRDLLAAVLRYRLITAASFALMILAKLSAVAIPLTLKHIVDELSHPESPVVFPVFLVLAYALLRFFADALNEARDVVFSVVTQRTVAEFAERTFSHLHRLGARFHAQRETGGVVRDVQKGTDGIGFLLGTALFSIVPTFIEIGTIVAIVMRNYSWFFTIIIAATFAGYAIYTYVFTRRRLEIQRRVNAIEAQSDGRLVDSLLNYDTVKFFATEETETRRLSDVLAQWIDARIANQRALTALHVGQSGVIAAGIAAVVLLAVQKVMTGAMSVGDLVLINAYIIQVCMPLNTLGFVFRETNDAKVNVERMFAILVARGVPGEDLDVPDARTLAVTDGAIEFERVNFGYDPARQILRDVTFRIHPGHRLAVVGGSGSGKSTLVRLLFRIYQPTSGRVLIDGQDVRAVTQRSLREAIGIVPQDTVLFNDTIAYNIAYGRQGATRADVVRAARAAQLDEFIERLPDHYDTRVGERGVRLSGGERQRIAIARAILKNPRIIVFDEATSALDTRSERAIQTELNRLAQGRTSISIAHRLSTVVDADWILVMEHGRIVEQGTHDELLARDAVYAKMWALQWQQGELEHLQRKVSAEAVRIDTLIADALRPLQNALAQRRVTWRTSTPHEDLRITGDPVELQQALATLCRSEIEQTPAGSVIELRVERQGNHAWIGVVGARDKPVELTQEAARTIEAKLAASGGRLTVMPVDSRVAYAMVLPLRPVLDDEPARLRSDEMPVALNAHLPLEGMRVLAVDDQEDARDALEAVLNVNGAQVELAGSGAEALAALSKTPPRRWPQVLLCDIVLNGESGYQVLEHIRDFEARHDVPAQQRMPAIALTGYAHEDDRDRARQAGFALHLTKPVAAPALIEAIRGVASGQRAEP is encoded by the coding sequence ATGAGCACAGACGCAACGACCGATCGCACCCGGATCAAAGGACTGATCGTGCGGGACCTGCTTGCTGCCGTGCTTCGCTACCGGCTGATCACGGCAGCGTCGTTCGCGCTGATGATCCTCGCGAAGCTGTCGGCGGTGGCCATTCCGCTGACGCTCAAACATATCGTCGACGAGCTGAGCCATCCCGAGTCGCCCGTGGTGTTTCCCGTGTTTCTGGTGCTCGCGTATGCGTTGCTGCGCTTCTTTGCCGATGCCTTGAACGAAGCCCGCGACGTGGTGTTCAGTGTGGTCACGCAGCGCACGGTCGCTGAGTTCGCCGAGCGGACCTTCAGCCATCTGCATCGGCTCGGCGCGCGCTTTCATGCGCAGCGCGAGACGGGTGGCGTCGTGCGCGACGTTCAGAAAGGCACGGACGGGATCGGATTCCTGTTGGGCACGGCGCTGTTCTCCATCGTGCCGACCTTCATCGAGATCGGCACGATCGTCGCGATCGTGATGCGCAACTATTCATGGTTCTTCACGATCATCATTGCGGCAACATTTGCCGGCTACGCGATCTACACATACGTCTTTACCCGCCGGCGCCTCGAGATTCAGCGGCGCGTCAATGCAATTGAAGCGCAATCGGACGGACGGCTGGTCGACAGTCTGCTGAACTACGACACGGTCAAGTTCTTCGCGACGGAAGAAACGGAAACGCGGCGTCTGTCCGACGTTCTCGCGCAATGGATCGATGCACGCATCGCAAACCAGCGCGCGCTGACGGCGCTGCATGTCGGGCAGAGCGGCGTCATCGCGGCGGGGATTGCCGCGGTGGTGCTGCTCGCGGTGCAGAAGGTGATGACGGGGGCCATGAGCGTCGGCGATCTGGTGCTGATCAACGCGTACATCATTCAGGTCTGCATGCCGCTCAACACGCTGGGCTTCGTGTTCCGCGAGACCAACGACGCGAAGGTCAATGTCGAACGGATGTTCGCAATACTCGTGGCGCGCGGCGTGCCGGGCGAAGATCTCGACGTGCCGGATGCGCGGACGCTCGCGGTGACGGACGGCGCGATCGAGTTCGAGCGCGTGAACTTCGGCTACGATCCCGCGCGCCAGATCTTGCGCGACGTGACGTTCCGCATTCATCCGGGCCATCGGCTCGCGGTAGTGGGCGGCAGCGGCTCGGGCAAATCGACGCTCGTGCGGCTGCTGTTCCGCATCTATCAGCCGACCTCGGGGCGTGTGCTGATCGACGGCCAGGATGTGCGCGCCGTGACGCAGAGAAGCCTGCGCGAAGCGATCGGGATCGTGCCGCAGGACACTGTGCTGTTCAACGATACGATCGCCTACAACATTGCCTACGGGCGGCAAGGCGCGACGCGCGCGGACGTGGTGAGGGCTGCGCGGGCGGCGCAACTCGACGAGTTCATCGAGCGCCTGCCCGATCACTACGACACGCGCGTCGGCGAACGCGGGGTGCGCCTGTCGGGCGGCGAGCGGCAGCGCATCGCGATTGCGCGTGCGATCCTCAAGAATCCGCGCATCATCGTATTCGACGAGGCGACATCCGCACTCGACACGCGTTCGGAGCGCGCGATACAGACCGAGTTGAACCGGCTCGCGCAAGGGCGCACGTCGATATCGATCGCACACCGTCTTTCGACCGTCGTCGACGCGGACTGGATTCTCGTGATGGAGCACGGGCGCATTGTCGAGCAGGGCACCCACGACGAGCTGCTGGCGCGCGATGCCGTGTACGCGAAAATGTGGGCACTGCAATGGCAGCAGGGCGAGCTCGAGCATCTGCAACGCAAGGTGTCGGCGGAAGCCGTGCGGATCGACACCCTGATCGCCGATGCGTTGCGACCGTTGCAGAACGCGCTTGCGCAACGACGTGTGACGTGGCGAACGAGCACGCCGCATGAAGACCTGCGGATCACCGGCGATCCCGTCGAATTGCAGCAAGCGCTTGCCACGCTGTGTCGAAGCGAAATCGAGCAGACGCCCGCGGGCAGCGTGATCGAACTGCGCGTCGAGCGCCAGGGCAATCATGCGTGGATCGGTGTGGTTGGCGCGCGCGACAAGCCGGTCGAGCTGACACAGGAAGCCGCGCGGACAATCGAGGCGAAGCTGGCGGCGTCGGGCGGCCGCCTGACGGTGATGCCTGTCGATAGCCGTGTTGCTTACGCAATGGTGTTGCCGCTTCGGCCTGTCCTCGACGACGAGCCCGCGCGCTTGCGATCCGACGAGATGCCCGTCGCCCTCAATGCACATCTTCCTCTGGAAGGCATGCGGGTGCTCGCCGTCGACGATCAGGAAGATGCCCGGGATGCCCTCGAAGCGGTGTTGAACGTCAACGGCGCGCAAGTCGAGCTGGCGGGTTCAGGCGCCGAAGCGCTGGCTGCGCTCTCGAAAACGCCCCCGCGGCGCTGGCCACAGGTTCTGTTGTGCGACATCGTGCTGAACGGTGAAAGCGGCTATCAGGTGCTGGAACATATCCGCGATTTCGAAGCACGTCATGACGTACCCGCACAGCAGCGTATGCCTGCCATCGCATTGACAGGTTATGCGCACGAGGATGACCGCGATCGCGCACGTCAAGCAGGATTCGCGCTGCACTTGACCAAGCCCGTTGCGGCGCCTGCGCTGATCGAAGCCATTCGGGGCGTCGCGTCGGGCCAGCGCGCTGAACCCTAA
- a CDS encoding glycosyltransferase family 2 protein — protein sequence MRTSHTCAPADAGSRITIVVLTHNRATRLIETLHRLRELPEYPQIIVADNASTDETVAMVDLAFPDVRIVQCGSNLGAAGRNRAVAHVETEYVAFCDDDTWWAPGSLAQAVRLLDASPQTGVLNARIEVGETGETDSTCVVMQHSPLDSRGLPGPSLIGYMAGASVFRTALFREAGGYDARLFIGGEEELLALDVLRRGYAIAYCEALTVAHHPSAARDSALRRRMLARNAAWIAWLRLPLSDALARTARAILTFHRERTLMTDGPRMLGGLSWAIRERRLVPRHVLSMLREVRQHERRADFTVPMRTASDVPSHRREQEYRETVGR from the coding sequence GTGAGGACGAGCCACACCTGCGCGCCAGCCGATGCGGGATCGCGCATCACCATCGTCGTACTGACACACAACCGCGCGACGCGGCTCATCGAGACACTGCATCGTCTGCGCGAGCTGCCGGAATATCCGCAAATCATCGTCGCCGATAACGCGTCGACGGACGAAACGGTCGCGATGGTCGATCTCGCGTTCCCCGATGTGCGCATTGTCCAATGCGGCAGCAACCTGGGCGCGGCCGGCCGCAATCGCGCGGTGGCGCATGTGGAAACGGAGTATGTGGCGTTCTGCGACGACGACACATGGTGGGCGCCCGGCTCGCTTGCACAAGCGGTCCGCCTGCTCGACGCTTCGCCGCAAACAGGCGTGCTGAATGCGCGAATCGAAGTCGGGGAAACGGGCGAAACGGATTCGACCTGTGTCGTGATGCAGCACAGTCCGCTCGATTCACGCGGATTGCCCGGTCCTTCTCTCATCGGCTACATGGCTGGGGCGTCCGTATTCAGAACCGCACTATTTCGCGAGGCAGGCGGATACGACGCGCGCCTGTTCATCGGCGGCGAAGAAGAACTGCTCGCGCTCGATGTGCTCAGACGTGGTTACGCAATCGCCTATTGTGAAGCGCTGACGGTCGCGCATCATCCGTCTGCCGCGCGCGACAGCGCATTGCGCAGGCGGATGCTGGCGCGCAATGCCGCGTGGATCGCGTGGCTGCGGCTACCCTTGAGCGACGCGTTGGCGCGGACCGCTCGCGCGATCTTGACGTTCCATCGTGAACGAACGCTGATGACGGACGGCCCGCGGATGCTGGGCGGATTGAGCTGGGCGATACGAGAGCGCCGGCTCGTGCCGCGTCACGTGCTGTCGATGCTTCGCGAAGTGAGACAGCACGAGCGTCGGGCGGATTTCACGGTGCCCATGCGGACCGCGAGCGATGTTCCGTCGCATCGGCGCGAACAGGAATATCGGGAAACCGTTGGCCGTTAG
- a CDS encoding DUF2795 domain-containing protein, which translates to MSQHPAHSQDQRHPGQPNPIDIQKALAGVAYPTTREKLVERARQNHANTDIVDLIDKLPDHDYDSPASVSKEISRIQ; encoded by the coding sequence ATGTCGCAGCATCCGGCTCATTCGCAGGATCAGCGTCATCCCGGACAACCCAATCCGATCGATATCCAGAAGGCACTTGCCGGCGTCGCCTACCCGACGACGCGCGAGAAGCTGGTCGAACGGGCGCGCCAGAATCACGCCAATACGGATATCGTCGATCTGATCGACAAGCTGCCCGATCATGACTACGACAGCCCCGCCTCGGTGTCGAAAGAGATTTCGCGTATCCAGTGA
- a CDS encoding ParB-like protein, whose product MKTPRRPPVDRAAALSGPSSDEWRVAHALLTLMHELPLPTGFPQRTELEDEMRTLEIDALRPTQGTHGRREVEKKADAYRAMSEHDLAQSIRDKPVPIVNGPASMCFATDHHHVAAALKLAGIGHVPVIVVADLSSLSESRFWVEMENNHWVHPFDAHGRRMAFRALPQHVWESQEDDFRDLAAAARDAGGYVKTDVPLAEFRWAAFFRRYLPAPTSESEYQALIPKAAALARTELALGLPGFEEASASAASQR is encoded by the coding sequence GTGAAGACACCGCGCAGGCCGCCCGTCGACCGTGCGGCAGCCCTGTCTGGTCCGTCATCTGACGAATGGCGGGTGGCACACGCCCTGCTCACGCTCATGCATGAACTGCCGCTCCCCACTGGTTTCCCACAACGCACCGAGTTGGAGGACGAAATGCGGACGTTAGAAATCGACGCGCTGCGTCCCACGCAAGGCACGCACGGACGACGTGAAGTCGAAAAGAAGGCTGATGCCTATCGCGCAATGAGCGAACATGACCTGGCCCAGTCGATTCGCGACAAGCCCGTGCCGATCGTGAACGGACCCGCTTCCATGTGCTTTGCCACGGATCATCACCACGTCGCAGCAGCGCTAAAGCTTGCCGGTATCGGCCATGTGCCCGTCATCGTCGTCGCGGACCTGTCTTCGCTGTCCGAATCCCGCTTCTGGGTCGAGATGGAAAACAATCACTGGGTGCATCCATTCGACGCGCACGGCCGGCGAATGGCGTTCCGGGCGTTGCCGCAGCATGTGTGGGAGTCGCAGGAGGATGACTTTCGGGATCTGGCCGCCGCTGCGCGCGACGCAGGAGGCTATGTCAAAACCGATGTCCCGCTCGCGGAATTCCGCTGGGCAGCATTTTTCCGCCGATACCTGCCGGCCCCGACGTCCGAAAGCGAGTACCAGGCGCTCATTCCCAAGGCTGCGGCCTTGGCCAGGACTGAACTGGCGCTTGGCCTGCCCGGATTCGAGGAAGCGTCGGCGAGCGCTGCTTCACAGCGTTAG
- a CDS encoding phosphatidylserine decarboxylase family protein has protein sequence MSRISGSQRQRRRRLGEWLPQSEDHIARFRLQLAEQARAHARRAPMSTVVEDLAALVQSDAVLRMDMTNAIHEALDEGHQLGYESIDELMRIIDYTTTYAPPFSESSLVHCPLNAVLDWPMCMPSGYALFRDPALNAQLRRVLNYWSGFLSGPHSRVHLTTDSPDGWFSPEADGHIGMSQFLCHPHTPSWGFSSWNDFFTRRFKPGARPVAEPENDRTVISACEAAPYNLEHGVKLTDTFWIKSQPYSLTDIFTHREIETARCFEGGSVYQSFLSAFNYHRWHAPVSGTVSKAYVVNGTYYSDAEAEGEDPGGLNDSQGYTTAVATRAVIVIDSDAAALGKVACVFVGMADVSSCLIDALPGQRVRKGEELGYFQYGGSTCCLIFRPGAIDRFIPTPPYDDKASPLKVNSPIAIAR, from the coding sequence ATGTCCCGCATCTCGGGTTCCCAACGCCAGCGGCGGCGACGGCTGGGCGAATGGTTGCCCCAAAGCGAAGACCACATTGCAAGGTTCCGTCTGCAACTCGCGGAGCAGGCGCGCGCTCACGCGCGACGCGCGCCGATGTCGACGGTTGTCGAGGATCTGGCAGCGCTCGTCCAGTCGGATGCCGTGCTGAGAATGGACATGACCAACGCGATCCACGAGGCGCTGGACGAAGGTCACCAACTCGGTTATGAGTCGATTGATGAACTCATGCGCATCATCGACTACACGACGACCTATGCGCCACCCTTCAGTGAGTCGAGCCTGGTCCATTGCCCGTTGAATGCCGTTCTTGACTGGCCGATGTGTATGCCTTCGGGCTACGCACTATTCCGGGATCCGGCGTTGAACGCACAGCTTCGCCGTGTACTGAATTATTGGAGTGGCTTTCTGAGCGGCCCGCATTCGCGTGTTCATCTGACTACCGATTCCCCGGACGGATGGTTCAGTCCGGAAGCGGACGGGCATATCGGCATGTCACAGTTTCTGTGTCATCCGCACACTCCCTCCTGGGGATTCTCGTCGTGGAACGACTTCTTTACGCGCCGCTTCAAGCCGGGCGCGCGACCGGTCGCAGAACCGGAGAACGACAGAACTGTGATCAGCGCATGCGAAGCCGCGCCATACAATCTCGAACACGGCGTGAAGCTGACCGATACGTTCTGGATCAAGTCGCAGCCATACTCGCTGACCGACATTTTTACCCACAGGGAGATCGAGACGGCGCGTTGTTTCGAGGGCGGCTCCGTGTATCAGTCGTTTCTGAGTGCCTTTAACTACCACCGCTGGCACGCCCCCGTCTCCGGCACTGTGTCGAAGGCGTATGTGGTGAATGGCACCTATTATTCCGACGCGGAAGCCGAGGGAGAAGACCCGGGTGGACTGAACGATTCGCAAGGCTACACGACCGCTGTTGCGACGCGCGCCGTCATCGTCATTGACAGTGACGCCGCCGCGCTCGGCAAGGTTGCATGCGTTTTCGTGGGGATGGCGGATGTTTCGTCGTGCTTGATCGACGCGTTGCCGGGGCAACGGGTCAGGAAAGGAGAGGAGCTCGGGTACTTTCAGTATGGAGGATCGACCTGTTGCCTGATTTTTCGGCCGGGTGCGATCGACAGGTTTATCCCGACACCACCCTACGACGACAAGGCATCGCCATTGAAGGTGAACTCACCTATCGCTATCGCTCGCTGA
- a CDS encoding NRAMP family divalent metal transporter, protein MPTTTRREHDVKARDEPHRKEAPAHSWAADMGPGLASTASDNDPSGIAAYSLAGAQFGYDMLWLCVLSYPSMVAFQLIASRIAVLTGKGLTTNMREHYARIYFYLAVARFLIANVFNIAADTVAMGVAASLLWHGSVPVFAALGTAVSIVLQLTVRYPRYASLLKWLTLSLFAYAAVVIVLHVSWQTLVWNSLVPHVRWTDHYFSMLLAIIGTTISPYLLFSQATQQLEELRLDKQHERTAEYHRLLEQQFRKTRKDTLIRTALSNSAGLVIIAAAAATLYAHGHGLENIEDAARVLEPVARGYAAQVLALAFIGTALLALPPLAGSAAHSIASVLRSDDKQLENRRITRALLFVMMLGGTLGVALICAHVEPLRLLYWGAVVNGSTATPVMFMLVLLSTKRSAVGDLSAHWVLRCLCWLATAAAMAALVCLFVLERMR, encoded by the coding sequence ATGCCAACGACTACGCGACGCGAGCATGACGTAAAGGCCCGCGATGAACCGCACCGCAAGGAAGCACCTGCGCATTCATGGGCCGCGGACATGGGGCCGGGGCTTGCTTCGACAGCAAGCGATAACGACCCGAGCGGGATCGCAGCGTATTCGCTCGCCGGTGCGCAATTCGGCTACGACATGCTCTGGCTATGTGTCCTCTCGTATCCGTCGATGGTTGCTTTCCAGCTCATCGCGTCACGGATTGCGGTCCTGACAGGAAAGGGACTGACGACCAACATGCGCGAACATTACGCGCGCATCTACTTCTATCTGGCCGTTGCCAGGTTCCTGATTGCAAACGTCTTCAACATCGCGGCCGACACCGTCGCGATGGGTGTAGCGGCCAGTCTGTTGTGGCATGGCTCCGTGCCAGTGTTCGCAGCATTGGGGACGGCGGTTTCCATCGTGCTTCAGTTGACGGTGCGTTATCCGCGTTACGCGAGCCTGTTGAAATGGCTGACACTTTCCCTGTTCGCCTATGCCGCCGTCGTGATCGTCCTGCACGTCTCGTGGCAAACGTTGGTGTGGAATTCGCTGGTCCCTCATGTGCGATGGACGGATCATTATTTCTCGATGCTGCTCGCGATCATCGGCACGACGATCAGCCCTTACCTGCTTTTCTCGCAGGCGACCCAACAGCTCGAAGAATTGCGGCTCGATAAGCAACATGAGCGGACGGCCGAATATCACCGCCTCCTCGAGCAGCAGTTCCGGAAAACGCGCAAAGACACGCTGATTCGGACGGCCTTATCGAATTCCGCAGGGCTGGTCATCATTGCTGCTGCAGCGGCGACGCTCTACGCACACGGACACGGTCTTGAGAACATTGAGGACGCCGCGCGGGTGCTCGAGCCTGTTGCGCGAGGCTACGCCGCCCAGGTGCTCGCACTTGCCTTCATCGGAACGGCACTGCTCGCATTGCCGCCACTCGCGGGTTCCGCTGCCCACTCGATAGCAAGCGTGCTCAGAAGCGATGACAAGCAGCTTGAAAACCGACGAATCACCCGTGCATTGCTGTTCGTGATGATGCTGGGCGGCACGCTCGGTGTCGCGCTGATCTGCGCACATGTCGAACCGCTGCGGCTTCTGTACTGGGGTGCCGTAGTGAACGGTTCCACCGCGACGCCCGTCATGTTCATGCTCGTGTTGCTTAGCACGAAGCGATCTGCGGTGGGCGATCTAAGCGCTCATTGGGTGCTGCGGTGTCTGTGCTGGCTCGCCACTGCTGCTGCGATGGCCGCATTGGTTTGCCTGTTCGTGCTCGAGCGGATGCGCTGA